The Arctopsyche grandis isolate Sample6627 chromosome 7, ASM5162203v2, whole genome shotgun sequence genome includes a window with the following:
- the LOC143914335 gene encoding phosducin-like protein 1 gives MATLEDRILGEKTHYYCSSSEDEDDDDKSGSEGRSKAPAAPAPPPEQSINEWGGSATNTGPKGVLHDWQRFKQLEAESRADQELERLDLVKKLTLTCMTSQEEDQYKKQKELDDELDELLNDEILLNFQKQRMREMLAQAGRLPRFGKVIQLKSSDAFLDAIDKENKSVTVIIHLYEYVVEACQVMNGCLVALSQDYPCVKFCRMSSSLAGVSKKFKASGVPALLIYKAGQMIGNFVRITDVLGDDFFATDVESYLIEHGLLPDKSFVPEIVLSPQNKDEDSDVSLD, from the coding sequence ATGGCTACTCTAGAAGATAGAATCCTCGGCGAGAAAACCCACTACTACTGCAGCAGCAGTGAGGACGAAGACGACGATGACAAATCGGGATCCGAAGGGAGGAGCAAAGCGCCTGCAGCCCCAGCCCCACCCCCAGAACAGAGCATAAACGAATGGGGGGGCTCGGCCACCAACACCGGACCGAAAGGTGTCCTACATGACTGGCAACGCTTCAAACAACTCGAAGCAGAATCCAGAGCGGACCAAGAGCTCGAACGTTTGGACCTCGTGAAGAAACTCACCCTGACATGCATGACCTCTCAAGAAGAAGACCAGTACAAGAAACAGAAAGAACTAGACGACGAACTCGACGAACTGCTCAACGATGAAATTCTACTCAACTTTCAAAAGCAAAGAATGCGCGAAATGCTAGCTCAAGCCGGCAGACTACCTCGCTTCGGTAAAGTCATCCAATTAAAGTCGAGTGATGCATTTCTGGACGCCATCGACAAAGAGAATAAGTCGGTGACTGTTATAATCCATCTATACGAGTATGTAGTCGAAGCCTGTCAGGTGATGAACGGGTGTCTGGTCGCCCTGTCGCAAGACTACCCTTGCGTCAAGTTCTGCCGCATGTCCAGCTCGTTGGCCGGAGTCAGCAAGAAGTTCAAAGCCAGCGGAGTTCCAGCTCTACTCATATATAAAGCGGGCCAAATGATCGGAAACTTTGTGAGGATCACTGATGTATTGGGCGATGATTTCTTCGCCACGGATGTGGAGAGCTACTTGATAGAACACGGACTGCTGCCTGACAAGAGCTTCGTGCCGGAAATCGTACTGTCTCCGCAGAATAAAGACGAGGATAGCGACGTTAGCTTGGATTAA
- the Uba2 gene encoding ubiquitin-like activating enzyme 2 codes for MSATERLSSAKLGSAVSAARVLVVGAGGIGCEILKNLVLAGFTNIHIIDLDTIDVSNLNRQFLFHKEHVGKSKAEVARETALKFNPNVTIKAYHDSITTHEYGLNFFETFALVMNALDNRAARNHVNRMCLAADVPLIESGTAGYAGQVELIKKEMTECYECQPKATQKSFPGCTIRNTPSEFIHCIVWAKHLFNQLFGEEDPDQDVSPDTKDPEAAGNAAQQALGASSSNVEGNVERTSTRTWAHSCNYDPTKLFNKLFKDDIQYLLSMDNLWKTRRPPTPLDINNLPDAVVGSSSSTNNSGLPDQRMLSIAECAKVFADSCCALKDSVAMLKTGDHLVWDKDDKSGMDFVSGCANIRAHIFGIAQKSRFDIKSMAGNIIPAIATTNAIVAGIVVMHAFNVLMNQLEKCQSVYLRLKPNHRGQLFVPDRGLHPPNPKCYVCAFKPSVLLICDVLKLTIGELNSEILIRQLNMISPDALHDGRGIVLISSEKGETDANMGKTLHNLGIGDGSVLIVDDFHQEYELRLFIKHDPHAKECEIVADRHSFKPKESTSNGNGAANKLSEPSSSSKMADNDSDDDMEIVEDDLEEEVEEMPKKQKQSEVDLPDQPPSKKARMSVSNDDSDTPIID; via the exons ATGTCGGCTACCGAAAGGCTGTCCTCGGCAAAGCTGGGCAGTGCGGTGAGCGCTGCTCGGGTGCTGGTCGTCGGCGCCGGTGGAATTGGCTGCGAGATCCTCAAGAACCTCGTGCTGGCCGGCTTCACCAACATTCACATC atcGATCTGGATACAATCGACGTGAGCAACTTGAATCGTCAGTTCCTATTTCACAAAGAACACGTAGGCAAATCCAAAGCTGAAGTGGCTCGAGAGACAGCCCTTAAATTTAATCCAAATGTCACAATCAAAGCTTACCATGACAGTATTACCAC acATGAATATGGACTTAATTTCTTCGAGACATTCGCTCTCGTAATGAACGCGTTGGATAACAGAGCCGCGAGAAATCATGTAAATCGTATGTGCTTAGCTGCTGATGTTCCGCTGATCGAGAGCGGCACTGCCGGTTATGCAGGCCAG gttgaattaattaaaaaagagaTGACGGAATGCTACGAGTGTCAGCCGAAAGCGACTCAGAAGTCTTTCCCGGGATGTACGATTCGTAACACACCGTCTGAATTTATCCATTGTATCGTCTGGGCTAAACATTTGTTCAA CCAATTATTCGGCGAAGAGGATCCTGATCAAGACGTATCTCCCGATACCAAAGACCCCGAAGCCGCTGGTAACGCAGCCCAACAAGCGCTCGGTGCAAGTTCAAGCAACGTAGAG GGCAACGTGGAGCGGACGAGCACCAGAACTTGGGCGCACTCTTGCAACTACGATCCGACTAAACTATTCAACAAACTGTTCAAGGACGACATACAATACTTATTGTCTATGGATAACTTATGGAAAACTAGGCGACCACCGACACCGTTGGATATCAACAATCTGCCAGACGCCG tcGTAGGCAGCAGCAGTTCGACCAACAATTCTGGGCTACCGGATCAACGCATGTTGAGCATAGCAGAGTGCGCTAAA GTGTTCGCTGACAGTTGTTGTGCCCTTAAAGACTCCGTCGCTATGTTGAAAACTGGCGATCATTTGGTGTGGGACAAAGATGACAAGAGTGGTATGGATTTCGTATCAGGCTGTGCCAATATACGCGCTCATATATTTGGAATAGCTCAAAAATCACGGTTCGATATAAAAT cAATGGCTGGAAACATCATACCGGCGATAGCAACTACGAATGCAATCGTCGCCGGAATAGTCGTAATGCATGCCTTCAACGTCCTCATGAACCAGTTGGAAAAATGTCAATCGGTATACTTGAGATTGAAGCCCAACCACAGAGGACAACTCTTCGTGCCTGATCGAG gacTTCATCCACCGAATCCCAAGTGCTATGTTTGTGCGTTTAAGCCGTCGGTGTTGCTGATCTGCGACGTCCTAAAGCTGACTATTGGAGAGTTGAATTCGGAAATCCTTATAAGACAATTGAACATGATCTCGCCGGATGCTCTGCACGATGGTAGGGGTATCGTTTTGATATCATCGGAAAAGGGCGAAACCGATGCGAACATGGGAAAAACTCTACACAATCTCGGCATCGGAGATGGAAGCGTTTTAATT GTTGATGATTTCCATCAAGAATATGAGCTACGATTGTTCATTAAACATGATCCGCATGCTAAAGAGTGCGAAATTGTGGCCGATCGTCATAGTTTTAAGCCGAAAGAAAGCACTTCCAATGGAAACGGTGCag CTAATAAATTGTCGGAACCAAGTTCGTCCAGTAAAATGGCTGATAATGACAGCGACGACGATATGGAAATAGTGGAAGACGATCTGGAGGAAGAAGTTGAGGAAATGCCGAAGAAACAGAAGCAGTCCGAGGTCGACTTGCCCGATCAGCCGCCTTCCAAGAAAGCTAGAATGTCGGTGTCAAACGATGATAGCGACACTCCAATAATAGATTAA
- the Ythdc1 gene encoding YTH domain containing 1 yields the protein MSDVKMEPPGDGLNLGVGEADAEIAELQQLADNANNAHTSTSTSNSNSNSTSTSLSNTSNASNASAANGNPNSNSHLNNDNDDDDDVDMEEADDGEESQSQSQSSSESQASTGAPSISADDSDGSSRGRRRQRRQPSPPAPPPPPALTSGVSKTYDYATKLNYLFRDTRFFVIKSNNAENVILSKAKGVWSTLPQNESNLNQAFREARNVILIFSVKESGRFAGFARLHGESRRDVPAISWVLPPGLTAKALGGIFKVDWICRKELPFSGTLHLYNPWNDGKPVKIGRDGQEIEPKVAEELCRLFPEDDAIEMTPILRKSKESSRKMALRNLGGHRTFRTPIAMRGQTFRPRGNSYTRGRRKMYSSSRSRIGSGRESYKHRGSSPYSRERLPSWFHSREHSYGGAAAAEAYVADYIRTMQHQLPPMPYAPPPGFSSSLVSPYDPLPPPPPRYYEGPALPEYPSGYIDKRSYDRSVDEFLWRTSERSRARSPNRDRAHHRSYRDRR from the coding sequence ATGTCTGATGTGAAGATGGAGCCGCCGGGAGATGGACTGAACCTCGGCGTGGGAGAGGCCGACGCCGAGATCGCAGAGCTGCAGCAGCTCGCCGACAACGCCAACAATGCCCACACTTCCACCTCCACCTccaactccaactccaactccaCCTCCACTTCGCTCTCCAACACTTCGAACGCTTCCAACGCGTCCGCGGCCAACGGCAACCCCAACTCCAACTCGCACCTGAACAACGacaacgacgacgacgacgacgtcgACATGGAGGAGGCGGACGACGGCGAGGAGTCGCAGTCGCAGTCGCAGTCGTCGAGCGAGTCGCAGGCCTCCACCGGAGCGCCCTCCATCAGCGCCGACGACTCGGACGGCTCGTCGCGCGGCCGCCGCAGACAACGCCGGCAGCCTTCGCCCCCCGCCCCGCCACCCCCGCCCGCCCTCACCTCGGGAGTCTCCAAGACGTACGACTACGCCACCAAGCTCAACTACTTGTTCAGGGACACCCGCTTCTTCGTCATCAAGTCCAACAACGCCGAGAACGTCATCCTCTCCAAAGCCAAAGGCGTGTGGTCCACTCTCCCGCAGAACGAGTCCAACTTGAACCAGGCGTTCAGGGAGGCTCGCAACGTCATCCTGATCTTCTCCGTCAAAGAGAGCGGCCGATTCGCCGGGTTCGCCCGCCTCCACGGCGAGTCTCGCCGAGACGTCCCGGCCATATCTTGGGTGCTGCCTCCCGGCCTAACTGCGAAAGCTCTCGGAGGCATATTCAAAGTGGACTGGATCTGCCGCAAAGAGCTACCCTTCAGCGGCACACTACACTTGTACAATCCTTGGAACGACGGCAAGCCGGTCAAAATCGGCCGAGACGGGCAAGAGATAGAGCCCAAAGTCGCCGAGGAACTGTGCCGACTCTTCCCAGAGGACGACGCTATAGAGATGACTCCGATCTTGCGCAAGTCAAAGGAGTCGTCCCGCAAGATGGCTCTGAGAAACCTAGGCGGCCACCGCACGTTTAGAACTCCGATAGCGATGAGAGGACAGACGTTCAGACCGAGGGGCAATTCGTACACTCGGGGTCGTCGCAAGATGTATTCTTCGAGCCGGTCTCGCATCGGCAGCGGACGGGAGTCGTACAAACACAGAGGCTCGTCGCCGTACTCCCGGGAACGTCTCCCCTCTTGGTTTCACTCCAGGGAGCATTCCTACGGGGGAGCCGCGGCCGCCGAGGCTTACGTGGCTGACTATATCAGGACGATGCAGCATCAGTTGCCGCCGATGCCGTACGCTCCTCCTCCGGGATTCTCCAGTTCGTTGGTGTCGCCTTACGACCCGCTGCCGCCGCCTCCGCCGAGGTATTACGAGGGGCCGGCGCTTCCAGAGTATCCGAGCGGGTATATAGATAAGCGGTCGTACGATCGATCCGTCGACGAGTTCCTGTGGAGGACTTCGGAGCGGTCGAGGGCTCGGTCGCCGAACCGAGATCGGGCTCACCATCGCAGCTACCGGGATCGACGATGA